One region of Wyeomyia smithii strain HCP4-BCI-WySm-NY-G18 chromosome 3, ASM2978416v1, whole genome shotgun sequence genomic DNA includes:
- the LOC129728832 gene encoding uncharacterized protein LOC129728832: MRQLLIKGVPFIWKQTHCDELDKIKSILGRAESLGFYDPKDETLLVTDASPIGVGCILIQVKNSVSRAVYCASKSLAVHERKYCQTEKECYAIVWAMEKLHIYMENGSFSSLIVNHYNTFSIGLNPNHQQGLSDGF, translated from the coding sequence ATGCGCCAACTTTTGATTAAAGGTGTTCCATTTATCTGGAAGCAAACACACTGTGACGAACTGGACAAAATTAAATCTATACTAGGCAGAGCGGAATCACTAGGTTTCTACGATCCAAAAGATGAAACATTGTTAGTCACTGATGCCAGTCCTATCGGAGTCGGCTGCATCCTCATACAAGTGAAAAACAGTGTGTCTCGAGCAGTTTATTGCGCTTCTAAAAGTTTGGCCGTCCATGAAAGAAAATATTGTCAAACAGAGAAGGAATGCTATGCTATAGTGTGGGCCATGGAGAAACTACACATCTATATGGAAAACGGTTCGTTCTCATCACTGATTGTAAACCATTACAATACCTTTTCAATCGGGCTCAATCCAAACCATCAGCAAGGATTGAGCGATGGATTCTGA